GGGGTAAGTAATAATGTAAGGTAAAAAGAGTGgacaaaaattatagtacaagGGGGGATTGGTCCAACCATTCATTCCCACCAGCTGTATATTACACATGTATTTAGTAATggattaatatgaaaaaatggatatgTGATGGATCAGGTCTGGGTCCAAAAGGAGGGGTGGTCCTTTTGGTTTTGGTGGTGGTCCCCCTCATCCGGGTACGGGTCGGCCCAGCACTCGTCCGACTCTGCCGCCTTCTTCCACCTCCTCCTAAACACCTTGTACTCGTTATATGACTCTCTCCGAACCTAAtttcatcatcaccatcatcacCGTCACTTGTTTGTTTTCGAGTAAATTAATTTAGCTTAATTATTGACAACTTACTGCGAGTCTTTGGTCGATTTCACCCGACCCGGATTTATCCTGCAAATAAATACCCACAATCTCACATTCCCACTCTTACTagaataaattcaatatatacaCTACTCAGTAGTACCTTTTTTTCACTAGAAGAGGTCTTGTTCCATCTAGTCGTCTGCATGTGTATCAATTAAGCAACTTAGTTGATAAGACGTTTTTTTCCTCAAGTcaatgaagaagaaattaaGTACCTTTTGGCGAGGATCTCCCAGAGTTGGGAGGCCGTAGTGAACAAGATATTCGGTATCCACAACTCCAATCTTTTTTGTTCGATCGCCCTATGCAAGATAAGATGGTATCAGATAGTAGAcgaaattcaagaaaacagCTACATAAACCTGACCGTACCTGTGCGCAATAACCAAGCCGTATGTCTAGTCCCCACGCATGGATCAAATCGTTCtacacacaaaaacaaatgTCACTCCTCAATCTAGCTTTGTCTGTAAAAACATGTCATCTGTAACTTGATATACCTGAATCATATACCACACACAACGCCATGCAGCTTTCGAGAATACAGGGGCCATCACTTCTATCCACCTATCGCCATTGTCAACTAGATTAATATGCCAAACACCCTTTCacctttttaataaataaatgttacaAGTCCAGTTGTTTAACTGTAAATTCTACCCTGTGCAAGGAGGACCGGTGCTGCTGTCATTGCATTGAATACCCTTACCATCATGTTTATAAGACCTCCTGTGGACTTTAGATCTCCCCGATCGAGCTGTGATAAGATGGTGCACCTCAGACTTGTCAAGATCTAGCGCTGGTTGTGATATCTCTAGCCCTTCATATTTCACAATCGATAGGTACCTAAGCACATCCCATATTTAAGTTATACACTTACAATAAAATCTGAATACTTTTAACTTCATGCTGGATGAAAAAGAAACACGGGTTGAGCTGCATACCTGGCAGGATCAAAATGTTCAACACCAAGGTCTTCGTCCCATaagaaaatatagttataCTCTGCTACAATATCTGGATGTAGAAACCGCTTTGCGAACCACCTGCTCATTACACGCCATCAGATTTTGAACAAATTAATCAAAGAGAGTAATAAACTTTTAGATATTCATTCATTATCATAACTAACTATTAATCACTTGGACACACATTATAGAATTCAAGGAGAAAACTAGCTACTCATACCATTTAGTTTGATTATCAGCTGAGACATGTATGACACTACTGCTCCAATTATAATCCTTCCACTCATCAACAATACCATCATAATGGAAAAGCATGACAGCAAAATCACTTCCTAGGAACTGCAAATTTAGAAGCCTTATGTTATCtttctatctatctatatacACAGATATACTACATCACAGATATTCAAGGTTCAGATTTTCAGTAATAAGTTATAACTATACCTTCTGGACCATcatatctacattatttttctgCTTTATCCCCACAGCAACAGCAAACAGACTTTTAGAAGTATTTGTCTTCTGTTTGCACATTTAAACTCGTTAAGCTTGAATCTGTTCATGGAATATacttttgctttgtttttccaataCTAATTTATCAATGAAAAACTtccaaaataagtaaatatacAAATAGAGAAGATCATCAAATGACTGTTGCTAGGCAATCAGCCAGAAGAATTCTTTCCCACTTTCAGCAACTATACAGcttgtaaaaagaaaaacctcAAAATGTAACGCGGAATTCTCTCATTACAGACCTTTGGAAGACCCCATAGTGGTCTTCTCTCCAAATTAGTGGTCTTGGAAACTATGCCTTGGGGTAACGTCTCACTTCCAGGAAGCCTGCATTGGTTCTAAAGACAACAAAAATTATGCCAGTAAGGCATGAAGAGTGGCGCATTATAGAAAACGAGTCGTGCGAAACAGTTTCCATATTCTCGTTCACTTTTTAACAAGTCTTCTGAGCTCTCCATATTTTCAGTAGAATGCTAGCTTGAAAGTAGGACTGCCCGTACCTTACATAAACCTTTCGAACCTTGTAAATTCCATATTAACATGTCCTGCAAAAGAAGTCTTAGGctctaaaataatactacatcaaaaaatccaaatattttatgttcatCAAAGCAAGTCTAAATATGAAGGGAATGCAGTAAGCAACCTCTATATTGTGTTGTGTTATTGCTCTGCTCCATAGGAAGAGTCCTATAAAGATAACAAAAGCTGCAGGAAAGATGCTGCCTCGCGGGAAAATTCTACAACATTTTTGATGCCTCACTACCGGCATCTGAGAAAGTAATACAAGGGTCGTATAAATTCGGCTGGTCATGAAACAGAGGACTAACATATTTGCATCCACATATTTGCATTGAAAAAAGGTTAGCAGAAAATAAGCATTCGAACGTAGTtatatcaaatcaaacaaCAGATTGTGTGGAACTTGTCACTGCTGCTCATTAGTCAAGATAATGACGCATATTTTACTGAAATTCAATCAACTTAATCAACAAGGCAACCAAGGCAGAAGCCTAATCACATTCACTGAAAGAAGATTATTATCTTCATAAATTAAGTTTTGAAATCAAATGATGTTCAGAAACGATAGTAGAAAGAGCAGGAGCAgttatcaatatcaaataatcatGTTACGAGATGAAGTTTGGgggaaaatagaaaaataaccTTATAATTGGCGTATGCATATGAAGATCCAAAAATAGATGATATTTTGCAGATAATTAGGCGCACATGCATTATATAGTTACCAAATTAGATGATCGCGCCATGGTAGATCAGAAACTCGTGAAATGTCTTCCAAAACCGGCCGCATTCCATGTTCCGATTGTATATACGTGATCGAGAAAGGTCTGATTAATAATTGATTTGCACATTTGATTGCACCATTTTAGTGACATGCGTAAGCTAGAAAACAATGGAAGACTCGTCGTCTTCACCACGACAaggacagagagagagaggagatgAAGTAAACCGAAGAAGACGGGCATTCCCCCTTAATATATGGCTGATTAAGAGaattttcttctaattttcacgtaaaaattagtttaaatttaatattgcaATTTAAGAGTAAACAGGtatttagataaatattaaatgagagtaaactcacattttattttatttcttacaaTAATAGATAcgatttcaatatattttttggtgcAAATTAATACTACTGCAAAGTCTATGACCAATTTAAAAGAGTGGAGATACAAAAATGACATGGGCATCCGGAGatttaccttgatgattcgACTGCGTCTGAATTTAGGAAAAAAGTCATGCACGTGCGGTACTTTAACTATTCTACTCGAAGAGAGTAACAAACAAATGAAGcatatattatgaaaaaaataaacaaaactaaCTAGAGTGAAGAAAAATGTATTTCTGCGAGATGAAATATGCCCTGACTGGTGGTTTCGGATTCATGCATTGTCCTCAAAGATTAAACGATTTTTTCCCAAACACCTCAAAATCGCTATGCACCAACGGAATCTTAAAATTGTGGTTCAGGTAGTGTCATCAATTTTTTCCGGTATTCCTTTGGCTGAGTGAGTTTACTTATTTGAAATTCCTTTGCAAATGTCAATTGAAGTCAAGTTTTAGCTATAGATTTCAGCCATAGAAACCTATGGATGAAGATACTATATAACATTATGTAAAAAAGTCTGGATGGTGAGTGAAAGTGAATAATAGTAGTTGAGATGGAATAATCAATATACAATTACTAAACATTGTTATTGCTATTAGTGGGGTGAATTTGAAAATCCCACTAGATAGTGATGTCTTTATTTAGAAAGTGAGGATCAATCCATTGCTCTTCATTCTCACAATcacaatttatataattaatgaacaAGAATATCTAGAATGACATAGTAAGCAATCAAGAGAGGAAGGGATGCGATTGTGCCGAAAATGACCCTGCAACATAAGAAGGAATAGATTCATTAGTTTTTGTgttctaaatatataaataaaaatgaaagtgaaagtgaaagTGATGAAATACTGACGCGGTGCTGAGTACGTTAGCGTGCAAGCTATACTCCTGAGCAAACATGAAGCAGGTTATCGCCTGCGGGAGAGCCGCCTGCATTGCACAATTTGCATATATATGTTGAACTTGAATCAATAACTAATTGACTCCTAGGTAGGTAGAGCAACCTTGCTTGACCTGTATAATAACGATAGCGAGGATGTCTGAGCGCAAGCCCAAAGCGAGAGCGCTAACGCCTGTGATAAGCGGTCCGCATACAAATCTCAGACACATACCGTACATGCTTAGCCCTACGCCACAAGCTATTATCTTCTCTTGCAGCGCCATGAACAGCCCTGCATCCGTTATTAACCTCATTTCTTCGTCACATCTCTCTCGCACACAAACATATAACCTGCTATGTATACGTACCCATAGTGAACATGGCCACCCCACTTCCCGCCTTTGCCATTATCTGAATCGATCCATCCACCATCGGAGGCATCACAATATCCCACctacacacacatacatactTATCACATGATTGCTGGATTATAAACCCATCCCACATTGGATGAGTCAGGAAAGTTGAAAGCTGTATATAAGTGTTGTCCAGGTCCAAAGCTGataatatcaaactaatgtgcAGTCGATGATCCCAACTGTACTACTATAACAGAGAGAAAGGTAACCTGTTTGCTAATAGAGCCCAAACGAGTCCAAGGACACAAGCATAGCAATTGGGATTCTTTCGAAGCTTCATTCCGACTATCTTGATAGTTGAACAGAAACTAGACGAGGAGAAGGGTGATGCGGTGGTATCGATAATGGTACAACCATGATCTCCGTTGGCAACAACAACAGATTCATCAGTATGAACATTAATATGACGATGAATAttagatgaagaagaaagtagTTTGGCACGGCGGAATTCAAGCAAGCAGAGGAGAATGGGGAACCAGAGGAGAGACTGTATGACGGACGACTGTATAACAAGATGCTCTCCCGCGTCGCCATACATGGCCTTGAGCAAAGGCACCCCGACCACCAGGGTGTTGTTGAAgctggagagagagaaggaggtGATGGCCCACGCAAAGCCAAACCCCGCCTTACACCACAAAACCAAGGCTGCACCAACAACTGCTTTTGCAACAACGTCCGCGGCTAGGAAACGAAAGTTGAAGGTGTAGGGATTGACGCTGGCGGTGAAGTGGAAGGTGAAGAAAGGGAGGATGAAATAGCAGTTGAAACGGTTTATGGCGTCGCATTCTTCCGCCTTGAACATGCGCTTTGACCCGTAACCTAATAGCAACGCTACGTATAGCGGCGCCATGGCCTCTACTACTTTGTACACATCTCCCCACCCTATCTGCATCCTCCTTCTATCTCTCCTTTTGCAAATGTAATTTGCTATTCACCATGATTTATAGTACTAACACTTCTGTGTtgttaaatcaaattatttgatcatatatGCTGCGCTACTTTAATCTCCACTATCacatggagtagtatatactTTCTAGTTTTTCAATTTACCACTCTACCTCTTGATTATTTATAGTAGCTATGTTGCTGATTAATGTTAGCTAGATTATTAGtaactagtagtaatataatacCTATTAACTAactaatatttagatttacatAATAGTGGTggattgaagaaaaaataaccTTCCTCAACATAGAGAAGATCTTTGTGAATATGTTCGTATTCCAACAGCAATATActcacaaatcacaatttttttggcAACCTTTATTGGCCTTACATcgatcctaaaaaataaaaataagcaCGCGGTTTTCAAACTTGAATTTATGACGTTGAGAGtagtaaaaataagaataatgaGATTTGGATTCGATGCAAAACATAGCAAATAGAATAATCCTTGTTCCATATATGTCAAAATTATATGACTTTTTATTCCGATCA
The genomic region above belongs to Salvia hispanica cultivar TCC Black 2014 chromosome 3, UniMelb_Shisp_WGS_1.0, whole genome shotgun sequence and contains:
- the LOC125213684 gene encoding uncharacterized protein LOC125213684 isoform X1; translation: MLVLCFMTSRIYTTLVLLSQMPVVRHQKCCRIFPRGSIFPAAFVIFIGLFLWSRAITQHNIEDMLIWNLQGSKGLCKNQCRLPGSETLPQGIVSKTTNLERRPLWGLPKKTNTSKSLFAVAVGIKQKNNVDMMVQKFLGSDFAVMLFHYDGIVDEWKDYNWSSSVIHVSADNQTKWWFAKRFLHPDIVAEYNYIFLWDEDLGVEHFDPARYLSIVKYEGLEISQPALDLDKSEVHHLITARSGRSKVHRRSYKHDGKGIQCNDSSTGPPCTGWIEVMAPVFSKAAWRCVWYMIQNDLIHAWGLDIRLGYCAQGDRTKKIGVVDTEYLVHYGLPTLGDPRQKTTRWNKTSSSEKKDKSGSGEIDQRLAVRRESYNEYKVFRRRWKKAAESDECWADPYPDEGDHHQNQKDHPSFWTQT
- the LOC125213684 gene encoding uncharacterized protein LOC125213684 isoform X3, with the translated sequence MLVLCFMTSRIYTTLVLLSQMPVVRHQKCCRIFPRGSIFPAAFVIFIGLFLWSRAITQHNIEDMLIWNLQGSKGLCKNQCRLPGSETLPQGIVSKTTNLERRPLWGLPKFLGSDFAVMLFHYDGIVDEWKDYNWSSSVIHVSADNQTKWWFAKRFLHPDIVAEYNYIFLWDEDLGVEHFDPARYLSIVKYEGLEISQPALDLDKSEVHHLITARSGRSKVHRRSYKHDGKGIQCNDSSTGPPCTGWIEVMAPVFSKAAWRCVWYMIQNDLIHAWGLDIRLGYCAQGDRTKKIGVVDTEYLVHYGLPTLGDPRQKTTRWNKTSSSEKKDKSGSGEIDQRLAVRRESYNEYKVFRRRWKKAAESDECWADPYPDEGDHHQNQKDHPSFWTQT
- the LOC125213684 gene encoding uncharacterized protein LOC125213684 isoform X2 — its product is MARSSNLMPVVRHQKCCRIFPRGSIFPAAFVIFIGLFLWSRAITQHNIEDMLIWNLQGSKGLCKNQCRLPGSETLPQGIVSKTTNLERRPLWGLPKKTNTSKSLFAVAVGIKQKNNVDMMVQKFLGSDFAVMLFHYDGIVDEWKDYNWSSSVIHVSADNQTKWWFAKRFLHPDIVAEYNYIFLWDEDLGVEHFDPARYLSIVKYEGLEISQPALDLDKSEVHHLITARSGRSKVHRRSYKHDGKGIQCNDSSTGPPCTGWIEVMAPVFSKAAWRCVWYMIQNDLIHAWGLDIRLGYCAQGDRTKKIGVVDTEYLVHYGLPTLGDPRQKTTRWNKTSSSEKKDKSGSGEIDQRLAVRRESYNEYKVFRRRWKKAAESDECWADPYPDEGDHHQNQKDHPSFWTQT
- the LOC125213685 gene encoding auxin efflux carrier component 5-like isoform X1 — translated: MQIGWGDVYKVVEAMAPLYVALLLGYGSKRMFKAEECDAINRFNCYFILPFFTFHFTASVNPYTFNFRFLAADVVAKAVVGAALVLWCKAGFGFAWAITSFSLSSFNNTLVVGVPLLKAMYGDAGEHLVIQSSVIQSLLWFPILLCLLEFRRAKLLSSSSNIHRHINVHTDESVVVANGDHGCTIIDTTASPFSSSSFCSTIKIVGMKLRKNPNCYACVLGLVWALLANRWDIVMPPMVDGSIQIMAKAGSGVAMFTMGLFMALQEKIIACGVGLSMYGMCLRFVCGPLITGVSALALGLRSDILAIVIIQAALPQAITCFMFAQEYSLHANVLSTAVIFGTIASLPLLIAYYVILDILVH
- the LOC125213685 gene encoding auxin efflux carrier component 5-like isoform X2; the protein is MQIGWGDVYKVVEAMAPLYVALLLGYGSKRMFKAEECDAINRFNCYFILPFFTFHFTASVNPYTFNFRFLAADVVAKAVVGAALVLWCKAGFGFAWAITSFSLSSFNNTLVVGVPLLKAMYGDAGEHLVIQSSVIQSLLWFPILLCLLEFRRAKLLSSSSNIHRHINVHTDESVVVANGDHGCTIIDTTASPFSSSSFCSTIKIVGMKLRKNPNCYACVLGLVWALLANRWDIVMPPMVDGSIQIMAKAGSGVAMFTMGLFMALQEKIIACGVGLSMYGMCLRFVCGPLITGVSALALGLRSDILAIVIIQVKQGGSPAGDNLLHVCSGV